Proteins encoded together in one Felis catus isolate Fca126 chromosome B3, F.catus_Fca126_mat1.0, whole genome shotgun sequence window:
- the BAHD1 gene encoding bromo adjacent homology domain-containing 1 protein isoform X5, with the protein MTHTRRKSLPMLSSGPTGRREPLQMEGSNMEQGAESVEAGMPESPGHLTGRRKNYPLRKRPLVPEKPKACKVLLTRLENVAGPRSADEADELPPDLPKPPSPAPSSEDTALAQPRKRRLASLNAEALNNLLLEREDASSLAGTRRSRGGDPHRSRDRDRASGGWSSSKKRPRLEDLGGGSRDLSPEPAPEEGARRDGDPAPKRLASLNAAAFLKLSQERELPLRPPRAHPEADGRSTEPPALRVPRPKWAKVNGKNYPKARQGLGSGEAVGPPGWQKHPEEPWPSATPRGPASQPPYQPLSKALESPLGLRPHLPLLMGGQAALKPEPGRPGEESPAPKQELHQPSFPAPQLPPLPMPGNPAHYSGLCGRPELPALGSFYLYCSQDGLQCGGYSPCPMLPEGKLSPVAAPNEGLLLAPSSVPAGTPFQHPPWGSRYCFSEDTGVNGYSICEMLPPSLTHIGTTCGGCPYKMPFAAEGCRSLGQLEFPLPEAGHPASPAHPLLGCPVPSVPPAAEPVPHLQTPTSEPQTVARACPQSAKPPSGSKSGLRTGSSCRHTARSKAACRPSHPKQPRVQRPRPRRRRRRRTNGWVPVGAACEKAVYVLDEPEPAIRKSYQAVERHGETIRVRDTVLLKSGPRKTSTPYVAKISALWENPESGELMMSLLWYYRPEHLQGGRSPSMHEPLQNEVFASRHQDQNSVACIEEKCYVLTFAEYCRFCAMAKRRGEGLPSRKTALVPPSADYSTPPHRTVPEDTDPELVFLCRHVYDFRHGRILKNPQ; encoded by the exons ATGACACACACGCGGAGGAAGTCCCTTCCCATgctgagttcgggccccactgGCCGCCGGGAGCCCCTGCAGATGGAAGGCAGCAATATGGAGCAGGGGGCGGAGAGTGTGGAAGCAGGCATGCCCGAGAGCCCAGGGCACCTCACAGGGCGCCGCAAGAACTACCCACTTCGTAAGCGCCCATTAGTTCCTGAGAAGCCTAAGGCCTGCAAAGTGCTGTTGACCCGCCTGGAGAATGTGGCTGGTCCACGGAGTGCAGATGAGGCTGATGAGCTGCCCCCTGACCTGCCCaagccccccagcccagccccatccAGTGAGGACACTGCCCTTGCCCAGCCCCGCAAGAGGCGCCTGGCCTCCCTCAATGCGGAGGCCCTCAATAACCTGCTGCTGGAGCGGGAGGATGCCAGCAGCCTGGCCGGCACTCGTCGCAGTCGAGGGGGAGACCCTCACCGCAGTCGGGACCGTGACCGGGCCAGTGGGGGCTGGTCCTCTTCCAAGAAGCGGCCCCGGCTAGAGGACCTCGGAGGGGGAAGTCGGGACCTGTCCCCAGAGCCAGCACCTGAGGAGGGTGCTCGTCGAGATGGTGACCCAGCTCCCAAGAGATTGGCCAGCCTGAATGCAGCTGCCTTCCTAAAGCTGAGCCAGGAGCGGGAGCTACCCTTGAGGCCGCCTCGTGCCCACCCAGAAGCAGATGGGCGCTCCACAGAGCCACCAGCACTGAGGGTTCCGAGGCCAAAGTGGGCTAAAGTCAATGGCAAGAACTATCCCAAGGCCCGGCAGGGGCTTGGCTCTGGGGAGGCCGTAGGTCCACCCGGCTGGCAAAAGCACCCCGAGGAGCCATGGCCATCTGCCACCCCTCGtgggccagccagccagccaccttACCAGCCCCTGAGCAAGGCTCTGGAGAGCCCCTTGGGGCTgcgcccccacctgcccctgctgATGGGTGGGCAGGCAGCCTTGAAGCCGGAGCCTGGGCGCCCAGGCGAGGAGTCACCTGCCCCCAAGCAGGAACTGCACCAGCCTTCTTTCCCTGCACCCCAGCTGCCCCCCCTGCCGATGCCTGGCAACCCTGCCCACTACAGTGGCCTGTGTGGTAGGCCTGAGCTCCCTGCACTAGGCAGCTTCTACCTGTACTGCAGCCAAGATGGGCTGCAGTGTGGAGGCTACTCCCCCTGCCCCATGCTTCCTGAGGGCAAGTTGTCCCCAGTGGCTGCACCTAACGAGGGGCTCCTCTTGGCACCAAGCTCAGTGCCCGCGGGCACCCCTTTCCAACACCCTCCCTGGGGCTCTCGCTACTGCTTTAGCGAGGACACTGGAGTGAATGGCTACAGCATCTGTGAAATGTTGCCCCCGTCTCTTACCCATATTGGCACCACCTGTGGCGGCTGCCCCTACAAAATGCCTTTTGCAGCAG aAGGCTGCAGGTCCCTAGGCCAGCTGGAATTTCCTCTCCCGGAAGCCGGCCACCCTGCCtcacctgcccaccccctcctgggATGCCCTGTGCCCAGTGTGCCACCTGCAGCGGAGCCCGTCCCCCATCTTCAGACACCCACCTCGGAGCCCCAGACGGTAGCCCGTGCGTGCCCTCAGAGCGCCAAGCCTCCTAGCGGCTCCAAGTCAGGTCTGCGCACGGGCTCCAGCTGTAGGCACACTGCGAGAAGCAAGGCTGCCTGCAGGCCCAGCCACCCCAAGCAACCGCGCGTCCAGCGCCCACGcccacgccgccgccgccgccgccgcactAACGGCTGGGTTCCCGTTGGGGCTGCCTGTGAGAAGGCGGTCTATGTCTTG GATGAACCAGAACCAGCCATCCGAAAGAGCTACCAGGCAGTGGAGCGGCACGGAGAGACCATCCGGGTCCGGGACACTGTCCTCCTCAAGTCAGGCCCACGAAAGACATCCACACCTTATGTGGCCAAGATCTCTGCCCTCTGGGAGAACCCTGAATCAG GAGAGCTGATGATGAGCCTCTTGTGGTATTACAGACCAGAGCACTTACAGGGAGGCCGTAGTCCCAGCATGCACGAG CCTTTGCAGAATGAAGTCTTTGCATCGAGACATCAGGACCAGAACAGTGTGGCCTGCATCGAGGAGAAGTGCTACGTGCTGACCTTTGCTGAGTACTGCAG ATTCTGTGCCATGGCCAAGCGTCGAGGCGAGGGCCTCCCCAGCCGAAAGACAGCACTGGTGCCCCCCTCTGCGGACTACTCCACCCCGCCACACCGCACAGTGCCCGAGGACACGGACCCTGAGCTGGTGTTTCTTTGCCGCCATGTCTATGACTTCCGCCATGGCCGCATCCTCAAGAACCCTCAGTAG